From Chryseobacterium shandongense, the proteins below share one genomic window:
- a CDS encoding N-6 DNA methylase produces the protein MGFSKKQHLQQNIDALRIAFKLEKEKRQATVGERQSMMQYSGFGGLKFVLNPIANEIDINNWRKTEHDLFPITQELHQLLKENSEDEKQYRRYIDSMKSSVLTAFYTPPQVIDAISATLRESGLNIDKFLEPSAGIGSFIQSFSENQSANVTAYEKDLLTGKILKQLYPESNIRVSGFEEISEKEQNSYDVVASNIPFGDTSVFDLSYSRSKDTAKVQAARSIHNYFFLKGADMLREGGLLAYITSQGILNSPKNEPIRRVLMQDNNLVSVVRLPNNLFTEYAGTEVGSDLIILQKNTAKQNLTEAEELFCQSRQTEYNTPGNALFQDSTRIVHTDRKLDTDPYGQPALIYTHKGGVESIAKDLKQMLSEDFGKHLNLNLYKGELNDELVLQVPVTQTPKVTPPVIEPVTIQPEIQSLSAPIINRESPQELKQLSIFDLFENADEPVMVAAPPKRTTQVKRQSTNKRRGAIGRQPDLFSSAMQQPYTPPVINRATNGNTFNNGKKQEAIGDLFSQINGNGQADKPAVPNTIPEPAPYSGKLQSYHRNDCLVVDNGWVGYLQDVDTSDGTAVFHPLTLPTLQKARAEAYIAVRDVYQDLYNKEAKFQTEYKEERETLNRLYDAFVKRYGNLNSADNIKLIKTDSSGKEIPYLERVVGGVVHKADIFSRPVSFSTLTIATDNPEEALAASLNKYGSVDLDYMSEISGMTDDALKEALHGRIYYNPLQKEYEISERWIAGNVVEKAQEVKAYLERNPDDAEAKASLTVIEEARPRRIEFEELDFNLGEHWIPTGIYGRFASHLFDTEVNIHYSESSDDFSVSCKQKNVHIWDKYAVKAESRTFDGIALLKHALVNTTPDITKKVMVGDQEVKVRDMEAIQMANTKIDEIRTAFTKWLHAQNDEFKSRLTDQYNDTFNCFVRPNYDGSHQDFPGLDRKALGIEDLYSSQKDTVWMIKLNGGAICDHEVGAGKTLVMCTAAQEMKRLGLAHKPMIIGLKSNVHEIAEAYRTAYPHAKILFPGKEDFTPQKRLRIFGDIKNNDWDCVILTHDQFGMIPQSPDIQKEILEIELDSVERNLDALQSQGKEVTRGMLAGVIKRKENLEVKLKTLQHDIENRKDDVVDFKMMGIDHLFVDESHQFKNLMFNTRHTRVAGLGNVDGSQKALNLLFAIRTIQERINADMGATFLSGTTISNSLTELYLLFKYLRPRALEKQGIHSFDAWAAIYARKTTDYEFSVANNIVAKERFRYFIKVPELAQFYSEITDYRTAKDIGIDRPNKNEVLYNIPPTPDQEDFIKKLMQFAKTGDATLLGREPLSQSEEKAKMLIATDYARKMSLDMRMVSGTYDDHPDNKASHCAANIAKYYNQYNAQKGTQFVFSDLGTYKPGEWNVYSEIKRKLVEDHGIPANEIRFIQEGKNDKQRKELIKGMNEGKIRVLFGSTSMLGTGVNAQKRAVAVHHLDTPWRPSDLAQRDGRAVRKGNEIAKFFAENKVDVIIYAVEKSLDSYKFNLLYNKQLFIDQLKNNNLGKRTIDEGSMDEKSGMNFSEYVAILSGNTDLLDKAKLEKQIAGLESEKQAFNRSKYSAKYKLEDYTAELDKAQSRFDRMSLDWNNLQGRIQKRSDGTIANPVQLDGLPPNADIKQIGAKLNQLADKARTGGQYEEIGSLYGFTLYVKTEMSEKEGVDIRVNRFLVQGEGNIKYTYNNGLIAKDEKLAAMNFLNALEKLPGYIEQEQKKIAEIEKDLPILQEVVNGTWSKEGRLSELKTELAAVERKIQLSITPETKGEPAEQVEKQKETPNNSENIVRAKVIHLPRGVL, from the coding sequence ATGGGCTTCAGTAAAAAGCAACATCTCCAACAGAACATTGATGCCCTGCGAATTGCTTTTAAACTGGAAAAGGAGAAACGACAAGCCACCGTAGGCGAAAGACAGTCGATGATGCAATACAGCGGATTTGGTGGTCTTAAATTCGTTCTGAACCCCATAGCGAACGAAATAGACATCAATAATTGGAGAAAAACCGAACACGACCTTTTCCCGATCACGCAGGAACTCCACCAACTACTAAAGGAAAATTCCGAAGACGAAAAGCAATACCGCAGGTATATAGATAGTATGAAAAGCTCTGTTCTGACGGCTTTTTATACACCGCCACAGGTCATAGATGCGATTTCCGCAACTTTGCGTGAAAGCGGTCTGAACATTGATAAATTCCTTGAACCCTCCGCAGGTATAGGGTCATTCATACAATCCTTTTCGGAAAATCAATCGGCAAATGTTACCGCTTATGAAAAAGACTTGCTGACAGGCAAGATTTTAAAACAGCTTTATCCCGAAAGCAATATCCGTGTAAGTGGTTTTGAGGAAATTTCCGAAAAGGAACAAAACAGTTATGATGTCGTTGCAAGTAACATTCCGTTTGGCGATACTTCCGTATTCGACCTTTCCTATTCCCGAAGCAAGGACACTGCAAAAGTACAGGCAGCCCGAAGCATACACAATTACTTCTTTCTGAAAGGTGCTGATATGCTCCGTGAGGGCGGTTTGCTAGCTTACATTACTTCACAGGGCATTCTCAACAGCCCAAAGAACGAACCGATACGCAGGGTGTTGATGCAGGATAATAATTTGGTTTCGGTTGTCCGCTTACCCAACAACCTGTTTACGGAATATGCAGGAACGGAAGTCGGCAGTGATTTGATTATCCTGCAAAAGAATACGGCAAAACAAAACTTGACCGAAGCGGAAGAACTGTTTTGCCAAAGCAGGCAAACGGAATATAATACTCCGGGCAATGCACTCTTTCAGGACAGCACAAGAATTGTGCATACCGACCGCAAATTAGATACCGACCCTTACGGACAACCTGCCCTAATCTATACGCATAAAGGAGGCGTTGAGAGCATTGCAAAAGACCTCAAACAAATGCTTTCAGAAGATTTTGGAAAGCACCTGAATTTGAATTTATATAAAGGCGAACTAAACGATGAGCTTGTATTACAAGTTCCTGTTACACAAACACCAAAGGTTACACCTCCGGTTATCGAACCTGTAACCATTCAACCGGAAATACAATCTTTATCTGCTCCTATAATCAATCGGGAAAGTCCGCAGGAATTAAAGCAACTAAGCATTTTCGACTTGTTTGAAAATGCGGACGAACCTGTAATGGTTGCTGCTCCGCCCAAAAGAACGACACAAGTTAAAAGGCAAAGCACCAACAAAAGAAGAGGTGCAATAGGTCGTCAACCTGACCTGTTCAGCAGTGCGATGCAGCAACCTTATACGCCCCCTGTTATTAATAGAGCTACCAATGGAAATACATTTAATAACGGTAAAAAACAGGAAGCTATCGGCGACCTGTTTTCACAAATAAACGGGAATGGCCAAGCCGATAAGCCAGCCGTTCCCAATACCATTCCCGAACCTGCCCCTTATAGTGGCAAACTGCAATCGTACCACCGTAACGATTGTCTTGTTGTGGATAATGGTTGGGTCGGTTATCTGCAAGATGTAGATACATCAGACGGTACGGCAGTTTTCCACCCTTTAACTTTACCGACCTTACAGAAAGCAAGAGCCGAAGCGTACATTGCTGTACGTGATGTTTACCAAGACCTTTATAATAAAGAGGCAAAGTTTCAGACCGAATACAAGGAAGAAAGGGAAACGCTTAACCGCCTTTACGATGCCTTTGTCAAAAGGTACGGAAATCTCAACAGTGCCGATAATATCAAGCTCATCAAAACGGATAGCTCAGGTAAGGAAATCCCTTATTTGGAACGTGTCGTTGGTGGCGTGGTACACAAAGCGGATATATTCAGCCGTCCTGTAAGTTTCTCCACCTTAACAATAGCAACGGACAATCCCGAAGAAGCATTAGCGGCTTCGCTGAACAAATACGGAAGCGTGGATTTGGACTATATGTCCGAAATCAGCGGTATGACGGACGATGCTTTGAAAGAAGCATTGCACGGTCGTATTTACTACAATCCTCTGCAAAAGGAATATGAAATATCCGAACGCTGGATTGCAGGGAACGTAGTAGAGAAAGCCCAAGAGGTCAAAGCGTATCTCGAACGCAATCCCGATGATGCCGAAGCCAAAGCAAGCCTTACAGTCATAGAAGAAGCCCGACCAAGGCGTATCGAATTTGAGGAACTCGATTTTAATTTGGGCGAACACTGGATACCCACTGGTATTTATGGCCGGTTTGCTTCACATCTTTTTGATACGGAGGTGAACATTCATTACTCGGAGAGTTCTGATGATTTTTCTGTAAGCTGTAAACAAAAGAATGTTCATATATGGGATAAATACGCCGTAAAAGCTGAAAGCCGGACGTTTGACGGGATTGCTCTGCTCAAACACGCCCTTGTCAATACTACGCCTGATATTACTAAAAAAGTGATGGTTGGCGATCAAGAAGTCAAGGTACGGGATATGGAAGCCATACAAATGGCGAATACCAAGATTGATGAAATCCGTACCGCCTTTACCAAGTGGCTTCACGCCCAAAACGATGAGTTTAAAAGCAGGCTGACCGACCAATACAACGATACGTTTAACTGTTTCGTCCGACCGAACTATGACGGAAGCCATCAGGACTTTCCGGGCTTAGACCGTAAGGCGTTGGGCATTGAAGACCTGTATTCAAGCCAAAAGGACACCGTTTGGATGATAAAGCTGAATGGCGGTGCGATATGCGACCACGAAGTAGGTGCAGGAAAAACCCTTGTGATGTGTACCGCAGCACAGGAAATGAAACGTTTGGGATTGGCACACAAACCGATGATTATCGGGCTGAAAAGCAATGTTCACGAAATTGCCGAAGCCTACCGCACTGCCTATCCACACGCTAAAATCCTGTTTCCGGGCAAGGAAGATTTTACGCCCCAAAAACGCCTGCGGATATTCGGCGATATAAAAAACAACGATTGGGATTGTGTAATCCTCACACACGACCAATTCGGAATGATACCGCAGTCGCCTGATATACAAAAGGAAATCCTCGAAATCGAATTGGACAGCGTGGAGCGTAATCTCGATGCGCTGCAATCGCAAGGCAAGGAAGTTACCAGAGGTATGCTTGCCGGAGTAATCAAGCGGAAAGAAAACCTCGAAGTCAAACTCAAAACCCTGCAACACGATATTGAAAACCGCAAAGATGACGTAGTGGATTTTAAGATGATGGGCATTGACCATTTGTTCGTAGATGAAAGTCATCAATTCAAAAACCTGATGTTCAACACCCGTCATACACGGGTTGCCGGATTGGGCAATGTGGACGGTAGCCAAAAGGCATTGAACCTGCTCTTTGCTATCCGTACCATTCAGGAACGCATCAATGCGGATATGGGAGCAACTTTCCTTTCGGGAACGACCATAAGCAACTCACTAACGGAACTGTACCTACTTTTTAAATACCTGCGACCAAGAGCATTGGAAAAACAAGGCATTCACTCTTTTGATGCGTGGGCAGCCATCTATGCCAGGAAAACGACCGATTATGAATTTTCGGTAGCCAACAATATTGTAGCAAAAGAACGTTTCCGATACTTTATCAAAGTGCCGGAGCTGGCACAATTCTACTCGGAAATCACTGATTACCGAACGGCAAAAGATATAGGCATTGACCGCCCCAATAAGAACGAGGTATTGTATAACATACCGCCTACTCCAGACCAGGAAGATTTTATCAAAAAGCTAATGCAGTTTGCCAAAACTGGCGATGCTACCTTATTAGGAAGAGAACCTTTATCACAAAGCGAAGAAAAGGCGAAGATGCTTATCGCAACGGACTACGCCCGTAAGATGTCGCTCGATATGCGGATGGTAAGCGGTACGTATGATGACCACCCCGATAATAAGGCTTCGCATTGTGCGGCAAACATTGCGAAGTATTACAACCAATACAACGCACAGAAAGGAACGCAGTTCGTTTTCTCCGATTTGGGAACCTACAAGCCGGGCGAATGGAATGTGTACTCCGAAATCAAACGCAAGCTCGTGGAAGACCACGGCATACCCGCAAACGAAATCCGTTTTATACAGGAGGGCAAAAATGATAAGCAACGTAAGGAACTTATCAAAGGAATGAACGAGGGTAAAATCCGTGTGCTGTTCGGTTCTACAAGTATGTTGGGTACAGGTGTGAATGCACAAAAAAGAGCCGTTGCCGTCCATCATTTAGATACACCGTGGCGACCAAGTGACCTTGCCCAAAGGGACGGTCGGGCAGTCCGTAAAGGCAATGAAATTGCCAAGTTCTTTGCAGAGAACAAAGTAGATGTGATTATCTATGCCGTAGAAAAATCATTGGATAGCTACAAGTTTAACCTGCTGTACAATAAACAGCTATTTATAGACCAATTAAAAAATAACAATCTCGGCAAACGAACCATTGATGAGGGCAGTATGGACGAAAAATCGGGAATGAATTTTTCGGAATATGTGGCTATCCTATCAGGAAATACCGACCTGTTGGATAAAGCTAAATTAGAAAAACAGATTGCGGGGTTAGAAAGCGAAAAACAGGCGTTCAACCGTTCAAAGTATAGTGCGAAGTACAAATTGGAAGACTATACGGCTGAACTTGATAAAGCCCAATCCCGCTTTGACCGTATGAGCCTTGATTGGAATAATCTACAAGGGCGTATTCAAAAACGTTCGGATGGTACAATTGCAAATCCTGTACAGTTGGACGGTTTACCGCCCAATGCGGATATAAAACAAATCGGTGCAAAGCTTAACCAGCTTGCGGACAAAGCCCGCACCGGAGGTCAGTATGAAGAAATAGGAAGCCTGTACGGATTTACCTTGTATGTCAAAACCGAAATGTCCGAAAAGGAGGGCGTGGATATACGGGTAAACCGCTTTTTAGTGCAGGGAGAGGGCAATATCAAATATACCTACAACAACGGTTTAATTGCTAAAGATGAGAAGCTGGCGGCTATGAACTTTCTTAATGCACTGGAGAAATTGCCGGGCTATATCGAGCAGGAGCAAAAGAAAATTGCGGAGATAGAAAAAGACCTGCCCATTCTTCAAGAAGTGGTAAACGGTACGTGGTCTAAAGAAGGCAGATTGAGCGAATTGAAAACGGAACTGGCTGCTGTTGAGCGAAAGATACAGTTATCCATTACGCCGGAAACTAAAGGAGAACCTGCGGAGCAGGTAGAAAAGCAGAAAGAAACGCCAAACAATTCGGAGAATATTGTACGGGCAAAAGTTATTCACTTACCTCGTGGCGTATTGTAA
- a CDS encoding RteC domain-containing protein yields the protein MEKFYNETLHKLETEINELEIEADYSIQRIEAVIDVILKCLSEVKKYVLNRGFKSINEEIHFFKCQKPAIVSKLIYYNAIYKIETKKPYGAKPIRKYLNDELKKLKRYFDNNLEFYKYYRTSNSFIDDKLFVRGRYDIKLSLDTFYFEADRNFSTSHDYKVAKIIANDRIQVYLEDQLHNTAYRDKSTELPKLNWTGSKTALIELIYALHSQGVFDNGNADIKVIAKTFERIFNIDLGDFYHTFMELKSRKINRTKFLDSLCDALIKKMDEKEEM from the coding sequence ATGGAAAAATTTTATAATGAAACGCTACATAAGCTGGAAACGGAAATCAACGAATTAGAGATTGAAGCCGATTACTCTATACAACGGATAGAAGCTGTTATAGATGTCATCCTTAAATGTCTGTCCGAAGTAAAGAAGTATGTTTTAAATAGGGGGTTTAAGAGTATTAATGAGGAAATCCATTTTTTCAAATGTCAGAAACCTGCTATCGTTTCAAAACTCATTTACTATAATGCCATTTATAAAATCGAAACAAAAAAGCCTTACGGTGCAAAACCTATCAGGAAATACCTTAATGATGAATTAAAAAAACTCAAAAGGTATTTTGACAACAACCTTGAATTTTATAAATACTACCGAACCAGTAATTCTTTTATTGACGACAAGCTCTTTGTAAGAGGTAGGTACGATATTAAGCTAAGTTTAGACACGTTTTATTTTGAGGCAGACCGTAACTTTTCCACTTCCCACGATTACAAAGTGGCAAAGATTATAGCTAATGACCGGATACAAGTTTATCTTGAAGACCAACTTCACAACACGGCATATAGAGATAAATCAACAGAACTGCCGAAATTAAATTGGACAGGGAGTAAAACGGCATTGATAGAATTAATTTATGCCCTACATTCACAAGGTGTATTTGACAACGGGAATGCAGATATTAAAGTTATTGCCAAAACATTTGAACGTATTTTTAATATTGACTTAGGGGACTTTTATCATACGTTTATGGAACTTAAATCCCGAAAAATAAACCGAACTAAATTCCTTGATAGCCTATGTGATGCGCTAATCAAGAAAATGGACGAAAAGGAAGAGATGTAA
- a CDS encoding ABC transporter permease codes for MRTLKFLLQKEFKQIFRNKALLPLIFVVPIVQLLILPLAADYEVKNINISIVDHDHSTYSQQLISKITASGYFQLADYGTSFNQAFQQIEKDKSDLILEIPQGFEKNLVSENSEKLFVAVNAINGVKAGLGGAYLNQIITAYNNDIRLQWSQPDKFNTTPVISIASSNWFNKFLNYRFFMVPGILVVLVTMVASYMSALNIVKEKEVGTIEQINVTPIKKYQFILGKLIPFWVIGMFIFSVGLLIVGRFVYGIVPVGSLLLLYGYLAIYLIALLGMSLLISTFAETQQQAMSVAFFFIMIFMLMGGLFTSIDSMPTWAYYIAKSIPVTYFIEVVRMIILKGSGFADIKYHFVIMIGFAVLLNGLAIWNYKKTS; via the coding sequence ATGAGAACGCTAAAATTTTTATTGCAAAAAGAGTTCAAACAAATCTTTCGTAACAAAGCATTGTTGCCCTTGATTTTTGTTGTGCCGATAGTACAGTTGCTGATACTTCCGTTGGCAGCTGATTATGAAGTAAAAAATATCAACATTTCAATTGTTGACCACGACCATTCTACCTATTCCCAACAACTGATTTCAAAAATTACCGCTTCTGGATATTTTCAGTTGGCAGATTACGGCACATCATTCAATCAGGCATTTCAGCAAATAGAAAAAGACAAGTCCGATTTGATATTGGAAATTCCGCAGGGCTTTGAAAAGAATTTGGTAAGTGAAAATTCAGAAAAATTATTTGTTGCAGTTAATGCAATCAATGGCGTAAAGGCAGGTTTGGGCGGTGCTTATCTCAATCAGATTATTACTGCATACAACAATGATATTCGCTTGCAATGGTCACAGCCCGATAAATTTAATACGACACCTGTTATCAGTATTGCCTCATCAAATTGGTTCAACAAATTTTTGAACTATCGTTTTTTTATGGTTCCGGGCATATTGGTTGTATTGGTAACAATGGTCGCTTCTTATATGTCTGCATTGAACATTGTAAAAGAAAAAGAAGTCGGAACAATAGAGCAAATCAACGTTACACCTATTAAAAAATATCAGTTTATTTTGGGTAAGCTCATTCCGTTTTGGGTAATAGGAATGTTTATTTTTAGTGTAGGATTGCTCATTGTGGGACGTTTCGTTTACGGCATTGTTCCTGTCGGCAGTTTGCTTTTGTTGTATGGTTATTTGGCCATTTATCTGATTGCTTTATTAGGAATGAGCTTGCTCATTTCAACCTTTGCCGAAACACAACAGCAAGCAATGTCAGTCGCTTTCTTTTTCATTATGATTTTTATGCTGATGGGCGGTCTGTTTACATCTATCGACAGTATGCCGACTTGGGCTTATTACATCGCAAAGAGCATTCCTGTAACGTATTTTATTGAGGTAGTACGAATGATAATTTTAAAGGGAAGCGGTTTTGCCGACATCAAATATCATTTCGTTATTATGATTGGATTTGCCGTTTTATTAAATGGTTTGGCGATTTGGAATTACAAGAAAACCAGTTAG
- a CDS encoding ABC transporter permease, whose translation MKQFLSFVRKEFYHVFRDKKTLLMLFGLPIALIVLFGFAVTNEIKNAKIVICDYAKDQATQQIINKLEAGNQFKITKTIMSHTEIENAFKKENIKLAIIFPANFNKDLLHLNKTQVQIIADASDPNTANTLTNYATAIIMDYQQELMKNNTVPFHIVSEIRMLYNPELKGATNFVPGIMALVLLLVCVLMTAVSIVREKETGTMEILLVSPISPFLVIISKAIPYFFLSLINLSVILILSVTLLEMPINGSLWLLIAESTLLIICALSLGLLISNNSKSQQSAMLISMMGMLVPTMLFTGFMFPIENMPVPLQVITNVVPSKWYYIIVKSIMIKGLGFSAIWKETLILFGTTCFLLFVSLKTFKNRLV comes from the coding sequence ATGAAACAATTTTTATCATTTGTAAGAAAGGAATTTTATCACGTTTTCCGTGATAAGAAAACGCTGTTAATGCTCTTCGGTTTGCCGATTGCACTGATAGTGTTATTTGGCTTTGCTGTAACCAACGAAATCAAAAATGCAAAAATTGTGATTTGCGACTATGCCAAAGACCAAGCCACACAACAAATCATCAACAAATTGGAAGCAGGCAATCAGTTTAAGATTACAAAAACAATAATGAGCCACACAGAAATTGAAAATGCTTTCAAAAAAGAAAACATCAAACTGGCAATTATTTTTCCTGCAAACTTTAATAAGGATTTGTTACATCTGAATAAAACACAAGTACAAATTATTGCCGATGCTTCAGACCCAAACACCGCCAACACATTGACAAATTACGCAACGGCAATTATTATGGATTATCAGCAGGAATTGATGAAAAACAATACTGTTCCGTTTCATATTGTTTCCGAAATAAGAATGTTGTACAATCCCGAACTGAAAGGAGCAACCAACTTTGTGCCGGGCATTATGGCGTTAGTACTGTTATTAGTGTGCGTATTGATGACAGCCGTTTCCATAGTTCGGGAAAAAGAAACAGGCACAATGGAAATTTTGTTGGTTTCGCCCATTAGTCCCTTTTTGGTTATCATTTCAAAAGCCATTCCCTACTTCTTTTTATCGCTTATCAACCTTTCGGTAATACTTATATTAAGCGTTACCCTGTTAGAAATGCCGATAAATGGAAGCCTTTGGCTGTTAATAGCCGAAAGTACTTTGCTTATCATTTGTGCCTTGTCATTGGGTTTGCTGATTTCTAATAATTCCAAATCGCAACAATCGGCAATGCTTATTTCAATGATGGGTATGTTAGTGCCCACAATGTTGTTTACGGGGTTTATGTTTCCTATTGAAAATATGCCTGTTCCGTTGCAGGTAATAACCAATGTTGTTCCGTCAAAATGGTATTACATCATTGTAAAATCAATAATGATAAAAGGTTTGGGCTTTTCAGCGATATGGAAAGAAACGCTTATCCTCTTCGGGACAACTTGCTTTTTGCTGTTTGTCAGTTTAAAAACCTTTAAAAACAGATTGGTATGA
- a CDS encoding ABC transporter ATP-binding protein, translating into MKNEVVIKTDKLTKRFGDFIATNEITFEVYAGEIFGFLGANGAGKTTAMKMLCGLSKPSSGNATIAGFDIYKQTEEIKKNIGYMSQKFSLYEDLTVIENIQFFGGIYGLSDKQLKAKSIELIETLGLQSEAKKLVASLPLGWKQKLAFSVAVIHEPKIVFLDEPTGGVDPIVRRQFWDLIYQASGRGITIFVTTHYMDEAEYCNRISMMVDGVIQALDTPDNLKKQFSANTMDEVFFELARGAKRKSD; encoded by the coding sequence ATGAAAAATGAAGTAGTAATAAAAACAGACAAGCTCACCAAGCGTTTTGGCGATTTCATCGCTACAAATGAAATAACCTTTGAAGTATATGCAGGCGAAATTTTCGGCTTTCTCGGTGCAAATGGTGCAGGCAAAACAACCGCAATGAAAATGCTTTGCGGACTTTCAAAACCTTCATCGGGTAATGCTACCATTGCAGGATTTGACATCTACAAACAGACCGAAGAAATAAAAAAGAACATCGGCTATATGAGCCAGAAATTCTCCTTGTATGAAGATTTGACGGTAATAGAAAATATACAATTCTTTGGCGGAATTTATGGTTTATCCGATAAGCAACTGAAAGCAAAAAGCATTGAACTGATTGAAACATTGGGATTGCAGAGCGAAGCAAAAAAGTTGGTGGCTTCATTGCCGTTGGGTTGGAAACAGAAATTGGCATTTTCGGTAGCCGTAATACACGAACCTAAAATTGTTTTTTTGGACGAACCTACAGGAGGAGTTGACCCGATTGTTCGCAGACAGTTTTGGGATTTGATTTATCAGGCATCAGGCAGAGGCATTACCATTTTCGTAACCACGCATTATATGGACGAAGCCGAATACTGCAACCGAATTTCGATGATGGTTGACGGAGTAATACAAGCATTAGACACACCCGACAATTTGAAAAAACAATTTTCCGCAAACACAATGGACGAAGTATTTTTTGAATTGGCAAGAGGTGCAAAACGAAAATCAGACTAA
- a CDS encoding ABC transporter ATP-binding protein, whose amino-acid sequence MADVVLNNIVKTYNKGEVKAVNNVSFTVNKGELFGLIGADGAGKTSIFRILTTLLLPDSGTASVNGFDVVKDYTAIRKNVGYMPGKFSLYQDLSVEENLNFFATVFNTTVAENYDLVKDIYVQLEPFKNRRAGKLSGGMKQKLALCCALIHRPTVLFLDEPTTGVDVVSRKEFWEMLKGLKQQGITILVSTPYMDEATLCERIALIQNGSIMSIDTPDAIIRQFPEKLFAVKATEMGRLQNALRSNTQIKSCFSFGDFHHITFQNDNEHSQKKLIQTLQKASFQDIELKHITPTIEDCFIKLMN is encoded by the coding sequence ATGGCAGATGTGGTATTAAATAACATTGTAAAGACCTACAACAAAGGTGAAGTAAAGGCAGTAAACAATGTTTCCTTTACCGTAAACAAAGGCGAATTGTTTGGCTTGATTGGAGCAGACGGAGCAGGAAAAACAAGTATTTTCCGAATACTTACCACCTTGCTTTTGCCAGACAGCGGTACAGCTTCCGTAAATGGTTTTGACGTAGTGAAAGACTACACAGCTATTCGCAAAAATGTAGGCTATATGCCGGGCAAATTCTCACTATATCAGGATTTATCCGTAGAAGAAAACCTCAATTTTTTTGCTACGGTATTCAATACAACGGTAGCCGAAAATTACGATTTGGTAAAGGACATCTATGTACAGTTAGAGCCGTTTAAAAATCGCAGGGCAGGAAAATTGTCGGGCGGTATGAAACAGAAATTAGCGTTGTGTTGTGCCTTAATTCATCGTCCTACTGTATTGTTTTTAGACGAGCCGACCACAGGCGTAGATGTAGTTTCAAGAAAAGAATTTTGGGAAATGCTGAAAGGTTTAAAGCAACAAGGCATCACCATTTTGGTTTCCACGCCGTATATGGACGAAGCCACCCTTTGCGAACGCATCGCATTGATACAAAACGGCAGTATAATGAGCATTGATACACCCGATGCAATCATAAGACAGTTTCCCGAAAAATTGTTTGCAGTAAAGGCAACTGAAATGGGCAGATTGCAAAATGCTTTGCGAAGCAACACGCAAATAAAAAGCTGTTTTTCATTTGGCGACTTTCATCACATTACGTTTCAAAACGACAACGAGCATTCACAAAAAAAACTGATACAAACCTTGCAGAAAGCCAGTTTTCAAGACATTGAACTCAAACACATTACACCAACCATTGAAGATTGCTTTATAAAGCTGATGAATTGA